One stretch of Streptomyces sp. MMBL 11-1 DNA includes these proteins:
- a CDS encoding VOC family protein produces the protein MTPRLDAISIITADLAASLAFYRRLGLDIPEGAESAPHVEVTLPGGQRLLWDTEAVIASFDPAWQRPSGGERLGLAFACDGPEEVDTLYAELTGAGYTGHLKPWDAVWGQRYAVVLDPDGCGVSLFAPASPAVK, from the coding sequence ATGACTCCACGACTTGACGCGATCAGCATCATCACGGCGGACCTGGCGGCCTCGCTCGCCTTCTACCGCAGGCTCGGCCTCGACATCCCCGAAGGGGCGGAGTCCGCACCGCATGTCGAAGTGACCCTGCCGGGCGGGCAGCGGCTGCTGTGGGACACGGAGGCGGTCATCGCCTCGTTCGATCCGGCGTGGCAGCGGCCCTCGGGCGGCGAGCGGCTCGGGCTGGCTTTCGCCTGTGACGGCCCGGAGGAGGTGGACACGCTGTACGCGGAGCTGACGGGCGCCGGATACACGGGGCACCTGAAGCCGTGGGACGCGGTGTGGGGGCAGCGCTACGCGGTCGTGCTGGACCCGGACGGCTGCGGGGTCTCGCTGTTCGCCCCGGCGTCCCCCGCCGTGAAGTAG
- a CDS encoding DUF6597 domain-containing transcriptional factor, with translation MPREHHRYQERPSRLTGAVVWTLDAPTGPPGRARSVLPDGCMDLIWSAGRLVVAGPDTHAFQVDARDRASCAAIRFPPGTAPVLLGVPAYELRDHRVELADLWSRTAVRELTGRVDRAADPATALEDLALGLAAETGPPDPLTAAVADRLRRGGSVAATAAEVGLGARQLHRRSLAAFGYGPKTLARILRLQRALALVRSGLPYAEAACAAGCVDQAHLAREMRDLAGTTLGAYFTAGDAGANSETPQPSGSSTTA, from the coding sequence ATGCCCCGGGAACACCACCGTTACCAGGAGCGGCCGTCCCGGCTGACCGGGGCCGTCGTCTGGACCCTGGACGCACCGACCGGACCGCCGGGCCGGGCCCGCTCCGTCCTTCCCGACGGCTGCATGGACCTGATCTGGTCCGCCGGACGCCTCGTCGTCGCCGGACCCGACACCCACGCCTTCCAGGTCGACGCCCGTGACCGCGCCTCCTGCGCCGCGATCCGCTTCCCGCCCGGCACCGCCCCCGTGCTCCTCGGCGTACCGGCGTACGAACTGCGCGACCACCGGGTCGAGCTCGCCGACCTCTGGTCCCGTACCGCCGTCCGTGAACTCACCGGGCGCGTCGACCGGGCCGCCGACCCCGCCACCGCTCTGGAGGACCTCGCCCTGGGCCTGGCCGCCGAGACCGGCCCCCCGGACCCGCTCACGGCGGCCGTCGCCGACCGGCTGCGGCGCGGCGGATCCGTCGCGGCGACGGCCGCCGAGGTCGGCCTCGGAGCCCGCCAGCTGCACCGCCGCTCCCTGGCGGCCTTCGGCTACGGCCCCAAGACCCTGGCCCGGATCCTCCGCCTCCAGCGCGCCCTGGCCCTCGTCCGCTCCGGCCTGCCGTACGCCGAGGCGGCCTGCGCGGCGGGCTGCGTCGACCAGGCGCACCTGGCCCGCGAGATGCGCGACCTCGCCGGGACGACGCTCGGGGCCTACTTCACGGCGGGGGACGCCGGGGCGAACAGCGAGACCCCGCAGCCGTCCGGGTCCAGCACGACCGCGTAG
- a CDS encoding CoA-transferase subunit beta translates to MSEQESKATPVTSSELLAVVASRELAGRRAVFAGIGLPTLAAELARLTVAPGIEVVYESGVCGAHPSRLPETIADAVLITGAEAVVSMPTLFGSVLQGGHIDVGFLGAAQIDRWGSLNTSVIGDWDRPSVRLPGSGGAVEVMANAREVFVVMRRHTPRSFADALDFCTTPGPDRALADGIRPLGAGVTRVVTELGVLTREGVGDELRLVAVHPGVTVEQVRAATGWELRTAGTVVTTAPPTADELRLLRDDVDPDRVYLR, encoded by the coding sequence GTGAGCGAGCAGGAGTCGAAGGCCACGCCCGTCACGTCCTCGGAGTTGCTGGCGGTCGTGGCCTCGCGTGAACTGGCCGGTCGCCGGGCGGTGTTCGCGGGGATCGGGCTGCCCACGCTGGCGGCCGAGCTGGCGCGGCTGACCGTCGCGCCGGGCATCGAGGTGGTGTACGAGTCCGGGGTCTGCGGGGCGCACCCTTCCCGGCTGCCGGAGACCATCGCGGACGCCGTCCTGATCACCGGGGCCGAAGCGGTGGTGTCGATGCCCACTCTGTTCGGCTCGGTGCTCCAGGGCGGGCACATCGACGTGGGTTTCCTGGGGGCCGCGCAGATCGACCGGTGGGGCAGCCTCAACACCTCGGTGATCGGGGACTGGGACCGCCCGTCGGTGCGGCTGCCGGGTTCCGGTGGGGCGGTCGAGGTGATGGCGAACGCCCGGGAGGTCTTCGTGGTGATGCGCCGCCACACACCGCGTTCCTTCGCCGACGCCCTCGACTTCTGCACCACGCCGGGCCCGGACCGGGCGCTGGCGGACGGGATCCGCCCGCTGGGCGCCGGCGTCACCCGGGTCGTCACCGAGCTGGGCGTCCTCACCCGGGAGGGGGTCGGCGACGAACTGCGGCTGGTCGCCGTCCATCCCGGGGTCACCGTCGAACAGGTGCGGGCCGCGACCGGGTGGGAGCTGAGGACGGCCGGCACGGTGGTGACGACGGCCCCGCCGACCGCCGACGAGCTGCGGCTCCTGCGGGACGATGTCGACCCCGACCGTGTCTACCTCCGCTGA
- a CDS encoding 3-hydroxyacyl-CoA dehydrogenase NAD-binding domain-containing protein yields MRIRIVGAGAMGRGIAQWAASAGHTVELGDVRPEAVTDALDFVASMLDRAVVKGRMAAVERDAAVARLVPLAEPWAAGPEVELVIEAVREDLATKAEVFGKLERALPSSAVFATNTSSLSVTRIAATLGDPSRLAGLHFFNPVPLMRIVEVVPGAATRPEIPALLTGLVEGCGHRAVTVADTPGFLVNHAGRGLVTEALALLEESVADPAEIDRIARDVLGLRMGPFELMDLTGLDVTAAVIDSIWEGFRYEDRLRPSFLTPNRVVAGLHGRKTGRGWYGYGEGASGPAPERAVTGDAERPVFLVPGGRPVTAAYEEALAGSLEAAGVRVERGAEPSARAVVLVPVWGTPVSAAVAEGAWPRERTFGVEVLPSAGRRRVLAVTAAGDPAAARDARAVLARAAEGEDPYAVSVVRDTAGSVAQRLLSSVVAIGCSIAERSLAAPPDIDLAVTTGLGYPYGPLAWGERVGAARTLELQRSLHATTGDPRHRPTRWITERAALGLAVTDPGTSPADCLG; encoded by the coding sequence ATGCGTATCAGGATCGTCGGAGCCGGGGCCATGGGCCGCGGTATCGCCCAGTGGGCGGCGAGCGCCGGTCACACCGTCGAGCTCGGGGACGTACGGCCCGAGGCGGTGACGGACGCCCTGGATTTCGTCGCCTCGATGCTGGACCGGGCCGTCGTCAAGGGCCGGATGGCGGCCGTCGAGCGGGACGCGGCCGTGGCCCGGCTGGTGCCGCTCGCCGAGCCGTGGGCGGCGGGCCCGGAGGTGGAGCTGGTGATCGAGGCGGTACGGGAGGACCTGGCGACCAAGGCCGAGGTGTTCGGGAAGCTGGAGCGGGCGCTGCCCTCCTCCGCCGTCTTCGCGACCAACACCTCCTCCCTGTCGGTGACCCGGATCGCCGCGACGCTCGGTGACCCCTCGCGCCTGGCCGGGCTGCACTTCTTCAACCCGGTGCCGCTGATGAGGATCGTCGAGGTGGTGCCGGGCGCGGCCACCCGCCCGGAGATCCCTGCGCTGCTGACCGGGCTGGTGGAGGGCTGCGGGCACCGGGCGGTGACCGTCGCCGACACCCCCGGGTTCCTGGTCAACCACGCCGGGCGGGGGCTGGTGACCGAGGCGCTCGCGCTGCTGGAGGAGTCGGTGGCGGACCCGGCGGAGATCGACCGGATCGCCCGGGACGTGCTGGGGCTGCGGATGGGTCCCTTCGAGCTGATGGACCTGACGGGTCTCGACGTGACGGCCGCGGTGATCGACTCGATCTGGGAGGGCTTCCGGTACGAGGACCGGCTGCGCCCGTCCTTCCTGACCCCGAACCGGGTGGTGGCGGGGCTGCACGGCCGCAAGACGGGCCGGGGCTGGTACGGGTACGGCGAGGGGGCCTCGGGCCCCGCGCCGGAGAGGGCGGTCACCGGGGACGCGGAGCGCCCGGTGTTCCTGGTCCCCGGCGGGCGGCCGGTGACCGCCGCCTACGAGGAGGCGCTGGCCGGGTCGCTGGAGGCGGCGGGGGTCCGGGTCGAGCGGGGCGCGGAGCCGTCCGCGCGGGCCGTCGTGCTGGTGCCCGTCTGGGGGACGCCGGTGTCGGCGGCGGTCGCGGAGGGCGCGTGGCCCCGGGAGCGTACGTTCGGGGTGGAGGTGCTGCCGTCGGCGGGGCGGCGGCGGGTCCTCGCGGTGACCGCGGCCGGCGACCCGGCGGCCGCCCGGGACGCGCGCGCGGTGCTGGCGCGGGCCGCCGAGGGCGAGGATCCGTACGCGGTGTCGGTGGTGCGGGACACCGCGGGCTCGGTCGCGCAGCGGCTGCTGTCCTCGGTCGTCGCGATCGGCTGCTCGATCGCGGAGCGCTCGCTCGCCGCGCCGCCCGACATCGATCTGGCGGTGACCACCGGGCTCGGCTATCCGTACGGGCCGCTGGCCTGGGGCGAGCGGGTCGGGGCCGCGAGGACGCTGGAGCTCCAGCGGTCGCTGCACGCGACGACGGGCGATCCGCGCCACCGGCCGACGCGGTGGATCACGGAACGGGCCGCCCTGGGCCTGGCCGTGACCGACCCGGGGACCTCGCCTGCCGACTGCCTGGGGTGA